Genomic window (Candidatus Nitrosocosmicus franklandus):
TTTATTCCAGGAAATAACCAAAGATTTTTAGAAAAATCCAAAGGCATTAATTCAGATATTATCTGCTATGACCTAGAGGATTCTGTCCCACTAGGAGAAAAAGATGTAGCTAGAAAATTAATCGCGACAAAAATTAGTGAATTGAATAGTAATAATATGGAAATAAATAATGAAAGAATTATAGCCGTAAGAACCAATTCTCCCGATTCAAAGCAGATACCAGCAGATTTGGAAAAAATTGTAATTAAAGGAATAGATGCAATAGTTATACCAAAAGTAAATGAAGCATCACAAGTATCAGAAATTTCAGATCTGATAGACAGACTAGAAGCTGAAAGAAATATTCCAAAAGGACATTTAAGGATTATGCCCTCAATTGAGTCAGCGTTAGGTGTGGTCAATACATTTGAAATAGCAAGGTGTAATGAGAGAATCTCTTCGGTGGTTTTTGGAATTTTCGATTTCCTTCACGATATGAAAATCGACAGTTATTACAACGATATACAAGGTAGTTATGTTTACGGACGTAGTAAAGTACCTGTGGATGCAAGAGCGGCCGGTGTTGATTCTATTGATTGCATATGGCAAGACATCAACGACACAAATGGGTTAATTAATGATCTAAAGTTAGGAAAAAACTATGGATATAATGGCAAGTGTATTATCCATCCATCTCAAATTGATCATGTTCACAGAGTATTTAGTCCATCCAAACAGGAAATAGAATGGGCAAAAAAAGTTGTAGAAGCATTAGATAACGCACAAAAGAACCTAGCTACAGGTGCAGTAAAATTAGAAGGAAAAATGATTGACGCAGTTCACTATAAACAAGCAAAAAGGATTCTAGAATCCATTAAAGAAAATACAATATAATAATTTAAAAATATTCAAATTATATTTTCGTATCTTTGTACTTGTGTTTACAGGAATTACTGAATATTTGGCGGTAATAGAAGATATACGCGAATCAGCTATAAAGAAAACCGACCCCTCCAAGACAGAGACAAAAAGCAAAGGCAACCATCATACAGAAATCACAATACGACTCTACAAATCAAAAGGCATCAAAATAGGAGATAGTGTATCTGTTAGTGGAGTTTGTTTAACCGTCGCCAAGTTGGATGGAACCAAAGCTACGTTTCAAGTCATTGATGAGACAATGAACAAGACAAATTTTAAAGATTTGAAAAAAGGAGATAGGGTCAATATTGAAAGAAGCCTTAGAGTGGGCGGCAGGATAGAAGGTCATTTCGTATTAGGGCATGTAGATGGTACAGGCATAATCAAAAGGATCGAAAAAGGTGATAAAGGAAGTAAGTTAAAAGTGAAAATCCCCAGTAAGGAACTTTTACCATTCATAGTCAAAAAAGGATCTATAGCAATTGATGGAGTAAGCCTCACAGTTGTTGATGTTAAAAATAGCATAGTTGAAATAGCGTTAATACCACATACCCTTAAGAATACAACTTTAGGATTGAAGAAAATTGATGACAGTGTAAATATCGAGATAGATATATTAGCACGATATCTAACAAAGATCTACCAATATTCTGGTAATAACAAGAAAAATAGTAAGATATATTAACTTTAATGAACAAGTAAAATCAATTGACCAAAATATTCGAGGCAGTAACCTCCCTGAGAGAAGGAAATTTTGTTCTGATTCATGATGATGATAATCGTGAAGATGAAGTTGATATGGTAATTTCTTCACAACATGTAGCTCCGAGGCATATCGCCACAATGCGAAAGGATGCCGGAGGATTAATTTGTACGGCAATATCAAAAGAAATATCCAATAAATTAGGATTACCATTCATCTATGACGTGTTGAATATTTTTGGAACAGCAAATAAGACGATATCCCTAATAAATCAGAATAGTTCTCCATATGGGGATAAACCTTCCTTTTCAATATCACTCAATCATGTCGATACTTATACTGGTATTACAGACAATGATCGGGCGCTAACTATTTCATCGTTAGCAAATATTTGTTCAGAATTGGCCAAAAGTATAGAACTAAATGCTCAAAAAGCAATTCTCGAAAAATTTCAAAAGAGTTTCAGGGCTCCGGGACATGTACCAATACTTATTGCATCTAAAGAATTATTGAATGAAAGAAAGGGTCATACAGAGATGTCAATTTTTCTCACAAAAATAGCAAACATGACAAATGTAACGACCATATGTGAAATGTTAGATCCATATAATTACAAGGCCCTTTCATACAAAGATGCAGTCGAATATGCCAAAGAGAACAATCTCGTAATATTAGAAGCAAAAGAACTAATAACATATGCCAAATCATATGGAAATTAGTAATGGAGGTTAGAATAGGGATTGTAGTCTCCGAATTTAACAGCGAGATAACAATCCCAATGCTTGATGAAGCAAAGAGATTTGCAAATAATCATACAGATTTAAAAATATCTTTTGTTTGTTTTGTCCCAGGTGTGTTTGACATGCCAATCATGATAGAAGAATTGCTAAAGAAAAAGAATGTTGATGCTGTGGTTACGCTAGGAGCTATAATAAAAGGAGAAACTAGTCATGACAGATTGATAGCAAGAGTTACTGCCAAATCAATTAATGAACTTTCTCTAAAATATAGGAAACCAATATCTTTAGGTATAACTGGACCAGACATGACGTTTGAGCAGGCCGAGGCCAGGATAATACCTGTAACACAACATGCTATCAATACGGCACTAGTCATGACAAAAAGACTACGGGAAATAAGAAATACCAAAATAAAAAAATAAGAGACCAAGAACAACTGTAGTGGTAAAAGTAGTAGATTAAGTTGACATGTCAGATAACAGTTATAAAATTAGAAGGTTATGGTAAGTGGACTCTAAAATTAGGAAGCGACAGAGAACACCAGTTGCAAATGCTGCAGGCATTTATGTATGCAGATCTACAAAAATACTTTTCAACAAAGAATGGTCTAGTATTTTCCAATCGATTCGATGAGTTTGTTGCAGTTACGAATCAAATTTCGTTACCAGATCACAAGGAAATTCATGACAAAATTTCAAAGAAGAACAGCGAAATTGAAATTTCAATGACCATAGGAATTGGAAAAACACCGTTAGAATCTGATAAAAAAATATCAAAAATTAAAAAGGATAAAAAAAATCAAGTATTTGAGAACATTTTTGCACTTGAGCAAGAGCATTTACAACTCCAAGAAAGGAATATATCAAATTTACAATTACCTGAGAAAAACCTGAAAATAATACATATTGATGTAGATAGTTCTACCGCTTTGATCAAAAATCTTTCCACATACGAAATTACAAATCTTTTATTAAAGCTCCATTTGAAAATTTCAGATCTGTTCTTAAAGGAAGAAAGCTTGACTTTCTTTTTAGGAGGAGACAACTTTATGGTGGTTGCCAGGTCCGGTCTTGATATCAACAAAATTACCTCAACAATCGATCAACTAATCAAATCATCAGGGATAAAGCTAAACTGTGGTATTGGTAATGGTAATAATGCTAGGACAGCCGCCAAGTATGCTACAAAGTCACTAGATCAGATAAGAGAGTACAGGAAAAGTGGTAAAACATTAAATGTTTTTGAATCGAATTGAAAAAAACCATCATTAAAAATTCCCAGATTCTGTATGGAGAAGAACTAGAAGTAATTCAAAAAGGAGCAATTATTATTAACGAACATGGAATAATAGAAAAAGTAGTAAGAAAATCGAAGGAACTAGAATATGATATGTTGGGATCTAGTTCGACTGCAACAAAGACAGAGATCAGTATTATTGATGCAGAAGGCTTTGTGATCATTCCAGGTTTCATAAATTCTCATACCCACATAGGAGATTCAATTGGAAAAGATATTGCGGCCAATTTGGATTTAAATAAAAGAATACACCCTCATTATGGTATCAAAAAAACCATCCTTGAAAAGACTCCTGTTAATTATTTAATACAAATGATGAGAAATGCTGCCCTATCTATGCTTTACAAGGGCATAACTACATTTGTCGACTTTAGAGAAGGAGGTTTGGAAGGTATAAATTTGATGCAAAAAGCAACTAGAGATCTCCCAATAAAAAGAATTGTTTTAGGCAGGATTGACTTTAATGATAAATATTATTACAAATCTACTGAAGGATATAGAAATTCTAATAATAAACAGGGCAACTCAACTGGAAATAACAAAATCCCATCTTTTTATCAACAAAAAATGCATAAAAATCGAATAAAAAACAAGGAGAACAAGAAGGAGGAACAAGAAAGGAACATAATCGACATAGGTAATAAAATATTAGAAAAATGCGAAGGCTTTGGGATAAGCGGAGCTAATGAATATACAGACTTAATGTTATCATTATATAGAAAAATAGTGCATGATATAAACTTAAAAAATTTAAACACAAATAGATCGAGGAAGTCACTTCTCGCAATTCATGCAGCCGAAGCACAAAGTACTGTAGAAGATTCCATAAAAAAATACAAAAAGACTGAAATCAAGAGAACATTACAACTCCTAGATCCCGATATTTATATTCATGTTACTAACCCCACCAAATCGGATTTACGGTTATTACATAAACGTAGAAAAAAAATCATCGTTTGTCCCAGAGCAAACGGGATCTTAGGAGTAGGATTAGGACCAATTAAGAAAATGCTTGAATTGGATTTCTTATTGGGAATAGGAACAGATAACATCATGCTCAATTCTCCTGACATGTTTAAGGAAATGGATTTCCTGATAAAGAGTCAGAGAGCAATTGAAAAAAATACCATGTTTCTTAAACCCAAAGATATCTTAAAAATGGCTACCGTAAACGGAGGAAAAATTTTTAATCTAAATACAGGATGCATTAAGAAAGGGTATTTAGCAGATTTATTATTTATAGATAGATATGATTTGGACTTGTATCCACTATTTGATCTACATATGGCCTTAGTGAGTAGATGTACAGAAAAACAAGTGAAAGCAGTAATGATAAATGGCAAATTGACCAGCGGAAGTATCCCTTTTGACTAAAACAGGTAAACTCAACATGAGAGTGATACTAAACGCAGCAGCTAGTATTGATGGCAGAATCGCAACCTGCAAAGGAGATACAAAGATATCTTCAGAATCGGATCTCCGACGAGTACACATATTGCGATCAAAAGTGGATGCAATTTTGGTAGGTATTACTACTGTAATCAAGGATAATCCCATGCTAACTGCTAGAAGGGTACAAAATAGAGAAAAAATATCCGAGACTAAAGACATGTCAAGAACAAACCCCATACGCATTATAGTCGATGGAAAAGCAAAGATTTCTCTACATTCAACCATAGTTAAGACTGCTGATCGAATAGAAACCAGGATTGCAGTTACCAAGAATGCACCACCAAGAAAATTGAAACAGTTGGAAAAATTAGGCTTGAAAGTTATGGTAATAGATCAGGATCCAGAAAAGCAAGGTAGAGTTGATCTAAAAAAACTGTTTGATTATCTAGAGCGTGATGGAATATCTAAAATTCTCGTAGAAGGAGGAGGTGAGATTAATTGGTCTTTAATAAAGAACAATCTTTTCGATGAACTAATTGTTACTATATCACCATTAATAATTGGCGGAAAAAACGCAATTTCATTGGTCGGAGGAAAAGGATATGACACAATAAACGAGTGTGCAAAGATAAAATTAACTAAGGTGCAGAAAAAAAATACTGGCGAAATAGTACTATATTACAAAAACATAAAAAAAGATAAAATTAAGTAGTGAATTTATCTTACTGAATCTGTGCTTAATTGCTCAATCTTATATCTGAGAGCATCCTTTAGCTTGCTATTATCGACCATATTGAGAGGTTCTTTGCAATTGGGGCACTTGAAAAATAACTCTATAGCATAGTCAAATTTAATCCTGTCACATGCGGAATTGCCGCAGTGGTAAAATTCTGACGATTCTTCATATTCCAGTCTGTTTTGTAATCTTTCCAGAATTTTCCTCTTTTGATTATCGATAAAATTATCAACGTGATCTCTTTTTGCCCTCCATCGATAGACAAACCAGCCCTTCTTCTCATCTTTGACCCGTATACCCGTTATCAATGCTTTTCCAAATAGGTCGTAGAGCACTTTGCGAATTATATTGATTCGAAGGCCAGTAGAAAGAGCTATTTCCTCATCTGTAGAGTCTTCGGCCTTTAATAATGCTTTAGCAACTTGTTGATATTCGTCTCCGCCAATCAGAGATGCAATCTTTATAAAAGGATCTTCACTGCTGTCAACATTTTGCATGAAAGTAATATAACATCACATACAAAAGATATATAGTTTTCCAAGTAGGAAAACCACCCAAAGAATTATGTTAAATTTATTCGACACATATCAACTGAGATGTATTATTAGCTAACTTTTAATACTACAAGCTTAAGCGCACGATTTTCCATCATACCGCCCAGTTACGCTAATTTAATGATTGAAAGAAGACAAGCATTGTCCACAAGTAGGTCATTTAAAGAGCACCACTGGGTTATTAACAACTCGATTTAGCCGATACTCGGTAATAAAGAGATCAATGATTTGATTTTCTTTGAAATAATTTTCTATGAACACAAACTCGTCAATATCGATAGCTGAGAAGTTGTAATTTAGTAATTTTTATGAGAAAAGTTTCCTCTTTTGCAATATTGTTGTAGAACCTTTTAGCAAGCCTATTTATGTCGATAGGCGGTATCATTAGGTTAATGACACCAATGGTTGAATTTAGTTAAACCATAATATTAGAGATAAATCTGCAAAATTAGCATCATTTGAAGTGACTAGGATATTATTGACAAAATCAGCCTAATTTCATTTGCTACAGACAGGTGAGCAACAACCAATTCTACTCCAATTGCCATAAAGAAAAGTATTATTATGAAAATACATTAATCCAAAGTATTTTTCCCCCACTACCTCTTACCAAACAATATCTTATCGCATAACTCCGACCTATAGTATTAAAATGGCACACCAAAAAAGAACATAATCATTAAATCCATACTACCATCATGGAAACAAACAATGAAGTAAATGACAAATCAACCAATAAATCAAAATACAAATAATAAATTGATCAGTTTCCAAGTCCAGAATTTATTTCTTCTAAAAAGTCATATATCACAGAGTAATCCATCTCTCTTTTATCAGGTTTCTTATTTGCGGCTCTAAATAATTGTTGAGACATACTAGTCATTGGTAATACCAATCCTAGATCATGAGACATATTCATTACTAGATCGATATCTTTTAACATGTTCTTTAGAAAAAATGAAGGAGGGTATTCGTGGTTTATCATCATCTGGCCTTTACGTTCGCTTATCCCTGTCTTAAGCTTAGTAAGATTAAGTATCTTTAAATATAGATTAGGATCTATGCCGCTGTGTTTAGCCAAGATTAAGCCCTCAGAAAGAGCTAGAGTAATTATAGCGATATTCAGATTTAGTGCTAACTTTACGCTATTTGATAATCCGTTGATTTTTCCCAAGTAAAATACATGTTTAGAGAAATATTCCAATACAGGGTAAACTCTTTCATAAGATCCCTTGTTTCCGGATACAAGAGATATTAGTTCTCCTTTCCTTGCATCGCTCGGTCCACCCATTACCGGAACGCTCAAAAATGAAAAACCCTGTTTCTTGTCTAACATATCTGCGCATTTAGCAGATTGTTTTGGAGTTACAGTAGTACAATCTATTATAACTACACTGTTGTTACTACTATTTATGATACCATTTTCACCAACCAACACGTTCCTCAAAGAGTCATAATTGGTAACACATGTAATTACGAACTGTGAATGATCCGTCAATGAACATGGGGAACTAAATATCTTTGCACCTTGTTTTTCTAGACCTCCGAGTTTTGTTTTGTTCCTTGCATAGATATTTACTTTGAGATGGCTAGATAGCAATCGTTCTATAATGCTTCTACCTAACATTCCTACTCCTATTACGCCAATAGATATATCGCTATGCGTAGACATACTTATCTTTCAGTTCAGTCAGGCTGTTTTAAATGTATGTTTATCATGGCTGATCAACCATTTAGAATAAATAGAAATCATATTAATAATTAGATGGCTAAAGAATGACTTTTACTTTATTGATCGGAAATAACTTTATATCTAGCGGTCCGAAAAACGTTAAATATAATGATAAAATCCTGTTCAGTTTGGATCAGGATCCATCGTCAAATAATCCCACTATCTCAGTAAATGTAATTAATCAAAGTAACGATCAAATTGTCAATGTTGAAAAAAATGTACTCAAAAAATGCTCTTCAGAATTGACAATAAAAAAATCAGAACCGCAACATATACTTGTTATTGATAAATCTGGAGAAATAATTTTTGAATCTAGAATTCTAGATAGCAAAACGATTCTTGTAAGCGGAATCTTTTATATTGATGATGCAAAATTAACGATCACACAAAATTATATAATCTTACCAAATAAAAAATGGATAATGCATGATCGAGTAGATTCAAAAGGTGAAGATATAGCTATCACCAATGATGGGATACTTCCCCTACTAAGATGAAAAGATAAAATCGCCAATGTTCTCCCTCTAACCGCGTTTCTCTTTATCTACTACCCAATTCCCGGACTTTTTCTTTAGAGTCAGTGTCCCAACATATTTTCCGCTGCTATATACTTTGCATATTTCCTGACTCATTCCAAAGAAAGATTCAACTATATTTCCTTTCTTATGGTAGCCGGCCTCGACTACTTTTATGTTTAGCTTTGAGCTTACTTTTTTAATGGCATTTCTTGCTACACTCCACTCACCATGCCATTCAACTAAATCAAAGGCTCCAAAGTTCAATGTAACAAGCTGCTTAGATGTGATAGAGATTTTGAGTGTTTTATTATTCTTGACAAGATATTCATTAATCCATTTTAGAGCAACATCGCTCTTCCCTTTCTCAATTCCAAAGTTATTAGCACTGGCCAAAAGGATCAGATTAGAATAATATCCATCTCTATAAATTCATAGATAAAGTGGGAAAAATCATTATGGATTATCGATTCTTTTAAGCACATCCTCATAATTGGTTAAGGGTACAATCTTTATAGTATTGAAAGCAGATATTCCAGATTCGATGCAAATTTGTTCTATTTGATGTGCACTATCTGCCTTTACCAATATGATCCATTCGTGTTCTAATACAGACATATAAAATCCATTAATTTCGCTGATACCATATCTTTCTGCATATAGTTGCATTTTGTTGTAAATTTCTTTGAAAACCTCCTTGCTAGCAGAATTATTAAGAGGGCAAGATTCTGGACTATGAACGGCAAAAATACCAAAGAGTTTAAAGGAACTCATCAATTATAGATTAGTTACCCCGTATATATTGAAATTCATCTTGATTTTACGATTACCGTCCAATTAATCAAACAATACAACAAACAAAGAAAATTCGTATGTAAATAAGGAGATAGAACATAGTACCTATTCATGGATGATGACTATAGACAGGATTAGAAAAGCGGTAACCATAATATAATAAATTCTCTTGTTTTAGGATACCTAACAATAATTTAATATAGCGACATCAAGCAAATAATTGAAATTTTTGGTAATTTGACAAATCAAAAAACGAATTCGCAATATTAAACCAGATATGATGAACATGATAAAGGCAAGAGATTATTTTGATTGTTTTGTTACTCTGGCAATACCATATGAGAACCATAATAGAAATAAAACCAGATGGACAGATTTAGGACAATAAGGTTAAAGCAGCAAATGGAAGACTTGAACAGTATGAATAATAGTATCAAATATAATTAACAGATAAATATCAGAATACTTTACCTACAAGAAGGTATTTTTATAAAAAAGTTGAGCAATGAAACAAGATATAACAAGACATTAAAGTATCTAATACTTTCAATAGTTTCAAGCATCCTAATTATTGATTTGACGATACTATCGATTCCTGATGCACATTTGCAGCATAGTGTTGCAATAGTCTCACTAAACATCGCAGCAATTATGGCAACTGCACTAGGCATCATAGCAGTATCAAGACATGGGTTAGGAGGAAATCATGGAAAATCATACTTATTCGTAACTGTAGGGATTGCACTATGGTTCTTGGCAGATCTGGGAATCTTGTATGCATATTTTGTGTTAAAAGTAGATGAATTCAAGCAAATATCATTACTGGACGTATTCTGGCTTTTAGGATATGTCTTCCTTGTGCTTCATTTAGTTTCGATAATAAAGACGATAAGAATCAGAAATCATACCATAACATTAACCATTCTATCTGGAGTTGTTATTGGATTTGTAATTTTAAATATCGTTAACCTTTTGCCTGATTTTGACCTTCCTACGTCAAATGACTTGCACCATTTTTTAACCAAAGAATATGAATTTCAAGACGTTGTAATTACCATACTTTACCCCATACTTGATTTGAGTTTAATTGTTCCTTCAATTACAATCTTGTTGAATATTTATAAGGATTATCAACATGCGATACCCTGGATGCTAGCATCAATCTCATTACTTGTTAATGCCATAGCTGATAACGGATACACAATTCAATTTATTGATGGCAAAGCTTCGGCTATGCCATGGGATCTCTTCTATATTGCAGATTTTATAATCATGTCAGGGGCGCTATTTTGGTACAATAAATATCACATTTCTGACCACATTCTTGCTAGGAACGAAAAAAAATAAAGATTTGAGATACATTTGAATACGAATTATGACATTTCAACTTCTCTATTTCTTGCAACCCATCATCATTAACCTTCATTGGTGTCAATCTATTCTTCTTCCTCCTCCTCTTCCTCTTCCTCTTCCTCTTCTATTTCGTCAAAATCTATATCATTCAAATCATCATCATCTGTTACTTCATCATCGGTTTCATCTTCCTCGATATCGCTTTCATCATCTTGCAGTTCATGCGTTTCGTCCTTAATTTCATCACGTTCGGCGTCCTTATTGCTCATGATAGCGAAGAAATTTGTTTGGCTGAATTATATAAGAATATTGAATCAAAAAATTGGTTGGTTGATTGTTTGATAGTAGAGTTATTAATATCAAGATATAGACTATAATATGCAAACCGTCTATGTATAGTTTCATTGCTTTAGATGAGTTTATGCATATCGAATCTCTTTTCCATCATAAATATCAACTTCCAATATTTTCAGCAAAATTGGGTGAACTTTCAAAAATATTGTTACTAATATTATCTATTATATACCATCCAGACCAATTTGTTCGAAAATACTATCATTTAAGTTGGCATAGTTAACGACAAAAAAAATTAAAGGATTGTTGTTTCGTTTAACTACAAAGTTAACAAAAACAAGAATTTCTGGTCCCATAGAATTCAATTTCAATAGATTGATGCCATCATTACAGAATATCATCATCTTTATTAAGAATTTAGAATTAACAAGAACAACTAGAAAAGATAGTTTTAGTTCTACTTTTTTGTGCAGTTTGATATTTTATTTCTAAAAGTTTATTCGTATAGATTACACTTGGCAAGAGTTAGTGTTATTAATTAGTGATACAAGCGAAATTATAGCATAAGGTGTCAAGGATATTGGTTTGAACAACAGTTTGTATTAATCATGGATAAGAATATTCATCAGTCCTAAAATAATAATTTATTCTAAACAAATCGTGTGATTATCAATTAATTGAAGTCTTCGATCATACATCCTTAATTAATTAATCAAATTTAATGTTAGTCGTTTAATAGCACATGTCAATTATATCCAATACATATGCCAAGAATACACCATACTTGGTAAAAAGGCATCACAATACAGAAACAAGTTAGTATTTGAGATGAAAACTATTTCCATCAATTAAAGATATACTCTTTCAAAAACATGTTTTACATCATATATGGCCCGTTTATTCGAAGCCATCTCTTTTTCGTTTTATAATCTCCCATATTATCAGATACTAATTTCCAAAATCTATGTGAATGATTACGTTCAATCAAATGGCTTAATTCATGCAAAATAACATATTCTATCACGTCTATTGGAGCTTTCAATAAATGGATATTCAGGTTTATAATATTACTATGGGTAGCGCTACCCCAACGACTTTTCAACTTTTTTAATAATACCTTTTTTGGAGTAACATTTAGAATTTGCGAATATCTTTCAATCAAGGGATTAAAAATAGATAAAGACATTCGATATAACCACTCTTCATATAATCGTTTAATATTGTTTTTTTTAGTATATATGATGAACTGGTCATTTGAAAACTCGAGCAAAGAAAGATCATATTCAATAATCTTTAACGGATAGTTTTTCCCTAAATAAGGTAAAGTCGAATTAGTACTATATGTTGGCACTTTAATTGTTATATAAGGGTTATTTTGTTCACATATTCTTTGCTGGATCCAATTTGCCTTTCTTGTAATCAAAGACTCTATTTCCTGAATAGGAGTTGTCATGGGCACCTTTAAACTGACGAGGCCGTTAACTACTGAGATTTCACTTGTTTTTTTTCTTCTGTACGAGCGTATTACATGAAATTCCAGAACTTTGTTGTTATAAACTATTTTATGACTCGAGGATGAGACTAAAGGAGAAGATGAGCCTAAAAATTCCGACATGTTATAATAATAAGCAGAATACGAGTCTTCATTTTATAAATTTACAGATATAAAAGCAAAAATATCAAACAGTGATCCGCGTTAATAATAACAATAGAAACAAAATTCACCATATTCTTGATTAAATATTAGCTTCAAGAAGTTAATATTTCTGGATGACGTTTTTTGATCTACAATCTCGAATCATCATTTAATGGCAAAGGCAATGTACTATGTGTACTGATTGCCAATGGAACTAAAGAATTAAATAAAATCTAGTATTGATTTTTGGGACCTTTTTTTATTAACGTCAATTCGTGATAAATTTGAAACCTTAATTCCCAATTTTCGTATATAACTAGGATATATTTTTCTCTTTATTGAATTATCATTATTTGTTTTAACCTTCATATCCTCAAAATTGAACCGGTCTAGTAATAGTTCCATGACAGAACAAATACTATTTCTTGTTCTCTGATATGATGGAAAAGTGAATTCACGAGTTTCGATTGAAAAATTAGTCCTCACTAGCTTTATTCCCACAGTCTTGAACT
Coding sequences:
- a CDS encoding HpcH/HpaI aldolase/citrate lyase family protein → MGSSRSLIFIPGNNQRFLEKSKGINSDIICYDLEDSVPLGEKDVARKLIATKISELNSNNMEINNERIIAVRTNSPDSKQIPADLEKIVIKGIDAIVIPKVNEASQVSEISDLIDRLEAERNIPKGHLRIMPSIESALGVVNTFEIARCNERISSVVFGIFDFLHDMKIDSYYNDIQGSYVYGRSKVPVDARAAGVDSIDCIWQDINDTNGLINDLKLGKNYGYNGKCIIHPSQIDHVHRVFSPSKQEIEWAKKVVEALDNAQKNLATGAVKLEGKMIDAVHYKQAKRILESIKENTI
- a CDS encoding riboflavin synthase, with the translated sequence MFTGITEYLAVIEDIRESAIKKTDPSKTETKSKGNHHTEITIRLYKSKGIKIGDSVSVSGVCLTVAKLDGTKATFQVIDETMNKTNFKDLKKGDRVNIERSLRVGGRIEGHFVLGHVDGTGIIKRIEKGDKGSKLKVKIPSKELLPFIVKKGSIAIDGVSLTVVDVKNSIVEIALIPHTLKNTTLGLKKIDDSVNIEIDILARYLTKIYQYSGNNKKNSKIY
- the ribB gene encoding 3,4-dihydroxy-2-butanone-4-phosphate synthase gives rise to the protein MTKIFEAVTSLREGNFVLIHDDDNREDEVDMVISSQHVAPRHIATMRKDAGGLICTAISKEISNKLGLPFIYDVLNIFGTANKTISLINQNSSPYGDKPSFSISLNHVDTYTGITDNDRALTISSLANICSELAKSIELNAQKAILEKFQKSFRAPGHVPILIASKELLNERKGHTEMSIFLTKIANMTNVTTICEMLDPYNYKALSYKDAVEYAKENNLVILEAKELITYAKSYGN
- the ribH gene encoding 6,7-dimethyl-8-ribityllumazine synthase, with product MEVRIGIVVSEFNSEITIPMLDEAKRFANNHTDLKISFVCFVPGVFDMPIMIEELLKKKNVDAVVTLGAIIKGETSHDRLIARVTAKSINELSLKYRKPISLGITGPDMTFEQAEARIIPVTQHAINTALVMTKRLREIRNTKIKK
- a CDS encoding GTP cyclohydrolase IIa, which encodes MTCQITVIKLEGYGKWTLKLGSDREHQLQMLQAFMYADLQKYFSTKNGLVFSNRFDEFVAVTNQISLPDHKEIHDKISKKNSEIEISMTIGIGKTPLESDKKISKIKKDKKNQVFENIFALEQEHLQLQERNISNLQLPEKNLKIIHIDVDSSTALIKNLSTYEITNLLLKLHLKISDLFLKEESLTFFLGGDNFMVVARSGLDINKITSTIDQLIKSSGIKLNCGIGNGNNARTAAKYATKSLDQIREYRKSGKTLNVFESN
- a CDS encoding amidohydrolase family protein, with the protein product MKKTIIKNSQILYGEELEVIQKGAIIINEHGIIEKVVRKSKELEYDMLGSSSTATKTEISIIDAEGFVIIPGFINSHTHIGDSIGKDIAANLDLNKRIHPHYGIKKTILEKTPVNYLIQMMRNAALSMLYKGITTFVDFREGGLEGINLMQKATRDLPIKRIVLGRIDFNDKYYYKSTEGYRNSNNKQGNSTGNNKIPSFYQQKMHKNRIKNKENKKEEQERNIIDIGNKILEKCEGFGISGANEYTDLMLSLYRKIVHDINLKNLNTNRSRKSLLAIHAAEAQSTVEDSIKKYKKTEIKRTLQLLDPDIYIHVTNPTKSDLRLLHKRRKKIIVCPRANGILGVGLGPIKKMLELDFLLGIGTDNIMLNSPDMFKEMDFLIKSQRAIEKNTMFLKPKDILKMATVNGGKIFNLNTGCIKKGYLADLLFIDRYDLDLYPLFDLHMALVSRCTEKQVKAVMINGKLTSGSIPFD
- a CDS encoding 2,5-diamino-6-(ribosylamino)-4(3H)-pyrimidinone 5'-phosphate reductase — encoded protein: MTKTGKLNMRVILNAAASIDGRIATCKGDTKISSESDLRRVHILRSKVDAILVGITTVIKDNPMLTARRVQNREKISETKDMSRTNPIRIIVDGKAKISLHSTIVKTADRIETRIAVTKNAPPRKLKQLEKLGLKVMVIDQDPEKQGRVDLKKLFDYLERDGISKILVEGGGEINWSLIKNNLFDELIVTISPLIIGGKNAISLVGGKGYDTINECAKIKLTKVQKKNTGEIVLYYKNIKKDKIK
- a CDS encoding transcription factor, producing the protein MQNVDSSEDPFIKIASLIGGDEYQQVAKALLKAEDSTDEEIALSTGLRINIIRKVLYDLFGKALITGIRVKDEKKGWFVYRWRAKRDHVDNFIDNQKRKILERLQNRLEYEESSEFYHCGNSACDRIKFDYAIELFFKCPNCKEPLNMVDNSKLKDALRYKIEQLSTDSVR
- a CDS encoding NAD(P)-dependent oxidoreductase, whose protein sequence is MSTHSDISIGVIGVGMLGRSIIERLLSSHLKVNIYARNKTKLGGLEKQGAKIFSSPCSLTDHSQFVITCVTNYDSLRNVLVGENGIINSSNNSVVIIDCTTVTPKQSAKCADMLDKKQGFSFLSVPVMGGPSDARKGELISLVSGNKGSYERVYPVLEYFSKHVFYLGKINGLSNSVKLALNLNIAIITLALSEGLILAKHSGIDPNLYLKILNLTKLKTGISERKGQMMINHEYPPSFFLKNMLKDIDLVMNMSHDLGLVLPMTSMSQQLFRAANKKPDKREMDYSVIYDFLEEINSGLGN